One genomic window of Halogeometricum rufum includes the following:
- a CDS encoding DUF58 domain-containing protein: protein MRATSRFWAAVALGGVLTLFAVLLDRPAPLFGGAAIGVWLLAHQARFVERSRRTVDGLSVDQTSSRERVTKDEPFTVTLEATLPEPSLLDVEITGDPPVNVAGVDDDERRCRLQYGEQAAETTIQASGAVAGRARFGRPELRLTDPFGLFSESLAVGESVDVHVEAHPPRQLHVGGGGEQMAVGYGERDTVQLGTGQEPVELRKYTSGDELRHIDWKATARLGQPHVRKYERKTPRRTTLVVDHRASMGDGPPGGRKLDYARDAALLFLKDARAHEDPVSLFAVGDEGLTVERELGAGLEQYSRLRQQLFDLRPTADRDGDGTFDRSFETDTARARRLAEALDDGTAAFDRTLRPYVAERDAYVSRLDSRPLFSSIRAHRSEFRRATWTILVTDDSNRAELIDAVKLARRGEGHVAAFLTPTVLFEEVQDSDRETAYQRYRDFENFRQKLANLDGVTAFEVGPGDRLEAILSVDRAGQRGAAAGMRHAGGVR from the coding sequence ATGCGTGCCACGAGCCGATTTTGGGCGGCCGTCGCCCTCGGAGGAGTACTGACTCTCTTCGCCGTTCTCCTCGACCGGCCGGCACCCCTCTTCGGGGGCGCGGCCATCGGCGTGTGGCTTCTCGCGCATCAGGCTCGGTTCGTCGAGCGGTCGCGGCGGACAGTGGACGGCCTGTCCGTCGACCAGACGAGTTCGCGCGAACGCGTCACGAAGGACGAACCGTTCACCGTCACGCTGGAGGCGACGCTCCCGGAACCGTCTCTGCTGGACGTCGAGATCACGGGCGACCCCCCGGTGAACGTCGCCGGCGTCGACGACGACGAACGTCGATGTCGACTGCAGTACGGGGAACAGGCGGCGGAGACGACGATACAGGCGTCCGGTGCCGTCGCCGGGCGCGCCCGGTTCGGTCGGCCGGAACTCCGACTGACCGACCCCTTCGGACTGTTCTCCGAGTCGCTCGCCGTCGGCGAGTCAGTCGACGTCCACGTCGAAGCGCACCCGCCGCGGCAGTTACACGTCGGGGGCGGCGGCGAACAGATGGCTGTCGGCTACGGCGAACGCGACACCGTCCAGCTCGGTACCGGACAGGAACCCGTCGAGCTTCGTAAGTACACGAGCGGGGACGAACTGCGACACATCGACTGGAAAGCCACGGCCAGACTCGGCCAGCCGCACGTCAGAAAGTACGAGCGGAAGACGCCGCGCCGGACGACGCTCGTCGTCGACCATCGCGCGTCCATGGGTGACGGTCCGCCGGGCGGGCGGAAACTGGACTACGCTCGGGACGCAGCGTTGCTGTTTCTGAAAGACGCGAGAGCGCACGAAGATCCGGTGAGCCTGTTCGCCGTCGGCGACGAAGGGCTGACCGTCGAACGGGAACTCGGTGCCGGCCTCGAACAGTACAGCCGCTTGCGTCAGCAACTGTTCGACCTCCGTCCGACCGCGGACCGCGACGGGGACGGGACTTTCGACCGGTCGTTCGAGACAGACACCGCGCGAGCCCGCCGTCTCGCGGAGGCGTTGGACGACGGGACGGCGGCATTCGACAGGACACTGCGGCCCTACGTTGCCGAGCGGGATGCCTACGTCAGCCGCCTCGACTCGCGACCCCTGTTCTCGTCGATTCGGGCACACAGATCTGAGTTCCGACGCGCGACGTGGACGATACTCGTCACGGACGATTCGAACCGGGCGGAGCTGATCGACGCCGTGAAGCTCGCACGGCGGGGCGAGGGGCACGTCGCGGCGTTCCTGACGCCGACGGTGCTGTTCGAGGAGGTTCAGGACTCCGACAGAGAGACGGCGTACCAGCGGTACCGCGACTTCGAGAACTTCAGACAGAAGCTCGCGAACCTGGACGGCGTCACCGCGTTCGAGGTCGGTCCCGGCGACAGGCTGGAAGCGATTCTCAGCGTCGACCGGGCGGGCCAACGGGGAGCGGCCGCCGGGATGCGGCACGCGGGAGGCGTTCGGTAG
- a CDS encoding alkaline phosphatase family protein, with amino-acid sequence MMYSLSDLKTVSEDPKIALRELNRLYYTRLRTREYNDAAPNVFDEDWDNLLILDACRHDAFQRAVSEYDIPGESGHRYSRGASTMEFLRANLTERDLSDTVYITATSMLYRLMVLNEEIDHNLHAVVDVWEDAIDVGEWGVRPERVAERTKEVSEEFPNKRLVVHFIQPHIPFIGEFGSERFDDDLIWKKMRQGRLDASDEELWRAYMENLELALPSVEDLLKTLPGRSVVTADHGQLIGEQAFPIPFKEYGHPTGIYCDELVKVPWHVSENGSRKRVVAETPAENQYEEKDRSDMDSKAEEHLRNLGYLQ; translated from the coding sequence ATGATGTACTCGCTCTCTGACCTGAAAACGGTCAGTGAAGACCCGAAAATAGCGCTGCGAGAGTTAAACCGCCTCTACTACACTCGACTTCGGACACGCGAGTACAACGACGCCGCGCCGAACGTCTTCGACGAGGACTGGGACAACCTCCTCATCTTGGACGCCTGCCGCCACGACGCCTTTCAGCGAGCGGTTTCTGAGTACGACATCCCCGGCGAATCCGGGCACAGATACTCGAGGGGGGCGAGTACCATGGAGTTCCTCAGGGCGAACCTGACCGAACGTGACCTCTCCGACACGGTCTACATCACGGCGACGTCGATGCTCTACCGTCTGATGGTACTCAACGAGGAGATAGACCACAACCTGCACGCCGTCGTCGACGTCTGGGAGGACGCGATAGACGTCGGCGAGTGGGGCGTCCGTCCCGAACGCGTCGCCGAACGAACCAAAGAGGTGAGCGAGGAGTTCCCCAACAAGCGGCTCGTCGTTCACTTCATCCAGCCGCATATCCCGTTCATCGGGGAGTTCGGCTCCGAGCGCTTCGACGACGACCTCATCTGGAAGAAGATGCGACAGGGCCGACTCGACGCGTCGGACGAGGAACTGTGGCGCGCGTATATGGAGAACCTCGAACTCGCACTTCCGAGCGTCGAGGACCTCCTGAAGACGCTCCCAGGCCGGTCCGTCGTCACGGCGGACCACGGCCAACTCATCGGCGAGCAAGCGTTCCCGATTCCGTTCAAGGAGTACGGGCACCCGACCGGGATCTACTGCGACGAACTGGTCAAGGTTCCGTGGCACGTCAGCGAGAACGGCTCCCGAAAGCGTGTCGTCGCGGAGACACCGGCCGAGAACCAGTACGAGGAGAAAGACCGGTCGGACATGGACTCGAAAGCCGAAGAGCACCTCCGCAACCTCGGCTACCTGCAGTAA
- a CDS encoding metal-dependent hydrolase gives MWPYAHLAVGYLLYSGYAHVRLRRPPSELAALFVVLGTQLPDFVDKPLALVGVLASGRSLAHSFLFAVPVVALVAGLVYRRTGDTAPGVAFGVSYVSATIGDGAQQFVQGGLANDLREVSFWVWPLSVPAERIVELLGVTPGVERLIAGKAAWTAAHLPLGPELKVWIRWFEFAVTVLALSVWFLDGAPGLKLLRETVIAPRRKRGEENG, from the coding sequence ATGTGGCCGTACGCACATCTGGCAGTCGGCTATCTGCTCTACTCGGGCTACGCGCACGTCCGCCTGCGTCGCCCCCCGAGCGAACTCGCTGCCCTGTTCGTCGTCCTCGGCACACAACTGCCCGACTTCGTCGACAAACCCCTCGCGCTGGTCGGCGTTCTGGCGAGTGGACGGTCTCTCGCGCATTCGTTTCTGTTCGCGGTTCCGGTCGTTGCTCTGGTCGCAGGACTGGTCTACCGGCGCACCGGCGACACTGCACCCGGTGTCGCGTTCGGTGTGAGCTACGTCTCAGCGACGATCGGCGACGGCGCACAGCAGTTCGTTCAGGGAGGACTGGCAAACGACCTGCGCGAGGTGTCGTTCTGGGTCTGGCCGCTGTCGGTCCCCGCCGAACGTATCGTCGAACTGCTCGGAGTGACACCGGGCGTCGAACGGCTGATAGCGGGGAAAGCGGCGTGGACGGCTGCTCACTTGCCCCTCGGTCCGGAGCTGAAAGTGTGGATTCGGTGGTTCGAGTTCGCCGTGACGGTGCTCGCCCTGAGCGTCTGGTTCCTCGACGGTGCGCCCGGTTTGAAACTGCTCCGAGAGACGGTCATCGCGCCCCGGCGAAAGCGGGGCGAGGAGAACGGCTAG
- a CDS encoding flippase, whose protein sequence is MNLAKSSVKVAIATGGSAAITFGGIALFARLLSASELGVFFLFEALLGMLFIPADFGIRGALQKRISEGNRPGQMLTTAVLLKIVPLTIVVAAVLLARPWINRYVGTEIAVLLAVAIVCYEAFQLTIDILSGELRVGDTASVRVAPKAIWLVSGVAFVEAGYGVHGLIYATILGYVLSFVWGFYRRSTPFRRPTFSEAHSLTSYSRYNFISAISGYFYSWMDVALIGLFLTTAHVSAYESAWRVSAVAVIGSTAIAKTIFPQMSRWDAKQAINQIEGLIPRAVGPSMMLVIPAFFGVALFARDILYFVFGSEYAIAWVALIILMAEKILQSVHSITGRSLKAIDHPELAAKAALFAIAVNLALNVPLIQLYGIVGAAVATALSFVVNTVLCMKYLSRFLTIELPWRDLAWIGASSMGMSAVLVGLRSVVSVDSLLHLLAMILVGVLTYGAFVLASPPLRREVFQVVQMLQSNQSPGDVAKGDD, encoded by the coding sequence ATGAATCTCGCAAAATCGAGCGTCAAAGTCGCTATCGCGACCGGTGGGAGCGCGGCGATTACGTTCGGTGGTATCGCGCTGTTCGCGCGACTGCTCTCGGCCAGCGAACTCGGCGTCTTCTTCCTGTTCGAGGCCCTCCTCGGGATGCTGTTCATCCCGGCGGACTTCGGTATCCGCGGCGCTCTCCAGAAACGGATCAGCGAGGGAAACCGTCCCGGTCAGATGCTGACGACGGCGGTGCTTCTGAAGATCGTCCCGCTGACCATCGTGGTGGCCGCCGTTCTCCTCGCGAGACCGTGGATCAACCGGTACGTCGGCACCGAAATCGCCGTGTTGCTCGCGGTCGCTATCGTCTGCTACGAGGCGTTCCAGCTCACCATCGACATCCTCAGCGGTGAGTTGCGCGTCGGCGATACGGCCAGCGTGCGAGTCGCGCCCAAAGCTATCTGGCTCGTGTCCGGCGTCGCCTTCGTCGAAGCCGGTTACGGCGTCCACGGGCTCATATACGCCACTATCCTCGGCTACGTTCTGTCGTTCGTGTGGGGATTCTACCGTCGGTCCACGCCGTTCCGCCGTCCGACGTTCTCCGAAGCCCACTCCCTGACCTCTTACTCACGATACAACTTCATCTCGGCCATCAGCGGCTACTTCTACAGCTGGATGGACGTCGCGCTCATCGGGCTCTTCCTGACGACGGCGCACGTCAGCGCCTACGAATCAGCGTGGCGGGTCAGCGCCGTCGCCGTCATCGGGAGCACGGCGATAGCCAAGACCATCTTCCCGCAGATGAGTCGGTGGGACGCCAAACAGGCTATCAATCAGATCGAGGGACTCATTCCCCGGGCGGTCGGTCCGTCGATGATGCTGGTCATTCCGGCGTTCTTCGGGGTCGCGCTGTTCGCCCGAGACATCCTCTACTTCGTCTTCGGGTCCGAGTACGCTATCGCGTGGGTGGCGCTGATCATCCTGATGGCGGAAAAGATACTCCAGTCGGTCCACTCGATCACCGGGCGGTCGCTGAAGGCCATCGACCACCCCGAACTCGCGGCGAAGGCGGCGCTGTTCGCCATCGCGGTCAATCTCGCGCTCAACGTCCCGCTGATTCAGCTCTACGGCATCGTCGGCGCCGCCGTCGCGACTGCGCTCTCGTTCGTGGTGAACACCGTCCTCTGCATGAAGTATCTCTCCCGGTTCCTGACCATCGAACTGCCGTGGCGGGACCTCGCCTGGATCGGTGCCTCGTCGATGGGAATGTCGGCTGTCCTCGTCGGTCTCCGGTCGGTCGTCTCGGTCGACTCGCTACTGCACCTGCTGGCGATGATACTCGTCGGCGTCCTCACCTACGGCGCGTTCGTCCTCGCGTCGCCGCCTCTCAGGAGGGAAGTGTTTCAGGTGGTCCAGATGCTGCAGTCGAACCAGTCGCCCGGTGACGTCGCGAAGGGAGACGACTAA
- a CDS encoding carbamoyltransferase family protein, whose protein sequence is MKQYVLSINPGIAGLGSHDPAAVLFENGEPVFGVEEERLTRQKHAMNTFPERAIEACLDARGLSLPDVDTVALSWSPREFPQMVPRVVQRATSQSGSVTDRVKHAGWRVKSELKTGLLGRRAVEQRLKAIDTPLPPIEVHEHHACHAATAFYPAPFDEGLVLTLDARGERDATVVWWGDESGLQRLRTYDYTNSLGYFYGAVTKFLGFYANNGEGKVMGLAPYGEENEDIERTLRSVVETGVDYDVSELSQSFEYATERLEALFGRPRKESPTEFTQWEKDLAYAAQSLLEEIVADVVSTYCERLGTGNVGLAGGVALNCKMNKRVMELDCVDELFIQPVSNDAGSALGAGMLEYRPREVPEMDTVYWGPSYTSEEIESQLRTNKIDYQRPDDLERYVAERLADGALVGWFQGRMEMGPRALGNRSILADPRTRDSLDRVNEFVKHREAWRPFAPSMLERAIDDYLVNPEPSSYMIKTFDAREERKDDITAVLHPGDETTRPQTVREDQNPRYHRLISEFENITDVPVVLNTSFNDHGEPIVNTPSEAIKDFFGMGLDVLVLEDIVVEKEQVGRREHELEGEAEAV, encoded by the coding sequence ATGAAACAGTACGTACTATCCATAAATCCCGGAATCGCCGGACTGGGGTCGCACGACCCCGCCGCTGTCCTGTTCGAGAACGGCGAACCCGTCTTCGGCGTCGAGGAGGAGCGACTCACGCGGCAGAAACACGCGATGAACACGTTCCCCGAACGAGCCATCGAAGCCTGTCTCGACGCCAGAGGGCTCTCGCTCCCGGACGTCGACACGGTTGCGCTGTCTTGGTCCCCGCGCGAGTTTCCGCAGATGGTTCCGCGCGTCGTTCAGCGAGCGACGTCGCAGTCGGGGTCGGTGACGGACCGCGTCAAGCACGCCGGCTGGCGCGTGAAGTCGGAACTCAAGACAGGGCTACTCGGCCGCCGAGCGGTCGAACAGAGGCTGAAAGCGATCGATACCCCGCTCCCGCCGATCGAAGTGCACGAGCACCACGCGTGCCACGCGGCGACGGCGTTCTATCCGGCACCGTTCGACGAGGGACTCGTTCTCACGCTCGACGCGCGCGGCGAACGCGACGCGACGGTCGTCTGGTGGGGCGACGAGTCGGGACTACAGCGACTACGGACGTACGACTACACGAACAGTCTCGGCTACTTCTACGGCGCGGTCACCAAGTTCCTCGGATTCTACGCCAACAACGGTGAGGGGAAGGTGATGGGGCTGGCGCCGTACGGAGAGGAGAACGAGGACATCGAACGCACGCTCCGGAGCGTCGTCGAGACGGGCGTGGACTACGACGTCTCCGAACTGTCACAGAGCTTCGAGTACGCGACGGAACGGCTGGAAGCGCTGTTCGGACGCCCGCGAAAGGAGTCGCCGACGGAGTTCACCCAGTGGGAGAAGGACCTCGCCTACGCGGCGCAGTCGTTGCTCGAAGAGATCGTCGCCGACGTCGTGAGTACGTACTGCGAGCGTCTCGGCACCGGGAACGTCGGACTCGCTGGCGGCGTGGCGCTGAACTGCAAGATGAACAAGCGCGTCATGGAACTCGACTGCGTGGACGAACTGTTCATCCAGCCGGTCTCGAACGACGCCGGGAGCGCCCTCGGTGCGGGCATGCTGGAGTACCGCCCGCGAGAGGTCCCCGAGATGGACACGGTCTACTGGGGGCCGTCGTACACGAGCGAGGAGATCGAATCTCAGCTCCGAACCAACAAGATAGACTACCAGCGTCCGGACGACTTAGAACGGTACGTCGCCGAACGACTCGCCGACGGTGCGCTGGTCGGTTGGTTCCAGGGGCGGATGGAGATGGGGCCGCGAGCGCTCGGCAACCGGAGCATTCTGGCGGACCCCCGAACGCGCGACTCGCTGGACCGGGTCAACGAGTTCGTCAAGCACCGCGAAGCGTGGCGGCCGTTCGCGCCGTCGATGCTCGAACGTGCCATCGACGACTACCTCGTGAACCCGGAGCCGTCGTCGTACATGATAAAGACGTTCGACGCGCGGGAGGAGCGGAAGGACGACATCACCGCAGTCCTCCACCCGGGCGACGAGACGACCCGGCCACAGACCGTCCGCGAGGACCAGAACCCGCGCTACCACCGGCTCATCTCGGAGTTCGAGAACATCACCGACGTGCCGGTCGTGCTGAACACGTCGTTCAACGACCACGGCGAACCCATCGTGAACACGCCGTCGGAAGCCATCAAGGACTTCTTCGGGATGGGTCTCGACGTACTCGTTCTCGAGGACATCGTCGTGGAGAAAGAGCAGGTCGGCCGGCGAGAACACGAACTCGAAGGCGAAGCCGAGGCAGTCTGA
- a CDS encoding glycosyltransferase family 2 protein: MDGQQTPPGDGWPTVGIVVLNWENYGDTAECLDSLESLAYPEHEVFVVDNGSTDGSGERIDDEFEWVEVIYNDDNRGAAGGNNPGVARVLDEGFDHVLLLNEDTVLPSDFLFPLVETMESEENVAAVGGRQYNPETGNVVNVGVWFLPFLGGLTRVLKSPLKDHPYGSAPIPPFLAFQYVPTSMMLLNGDFAATHDVFCEDYFIGMEDVDLAYQAHRDGWKVLVNPDAEIYHKEGRTIEWSTFKTYHWVRNRLQFASNRLPIYFHVPFLLSLALLLGWLCLQWYLDEKRGHIQAALVGVADYVADDDFRDYEFFN; the protein is encoded by the coding sequence ATGGACGGACAGCAGACGCCTCCCGGAGACGGGTGGCCGACGGTCGGTATCGTCGTCCTGAACTGGGAGAACTACGGGGACACCGCCGAATGTCTCGACTCTCTGGAATCGCTCGCGTACCCCGAACACGAGGTGTTCGTCGTCGACAACGGCTCTACGGACGGGTCCGGCGAGCGAATCGACGACGAGTTCGAGTGGGTCGAGGTCATCTACAACGACGACAACCGCGGGGCCGCCGGCGGGAACAACCCCGGTGTCGCCCGCGTTCTCGACGAAGGGTTCGACCACGTCCTCCTCCTGAACGAGGACACCGTCCTCCCGTCGGACTTCCTGTTCCCCCTCGTCGAGACGATGGAGTCCGAAGAGAACGTCGCCGCGGTGGGTGGACGGCAGTACAATCCCGAGACGGGAAACGTCGTGAACGTCGGCGTCTGGTTCCTCCCGTTCCTCGGTGGATTGACTCGCGTGTTGAAGAGTCCGCTCAAAGACCACCCGTACGGGTCCGCTCCGATACCGCCGTTCCTCGCGTTTCAGTACGTTCCGACGTCGATGATGCTGTTGAACGGCGATTTCGCCGCGACGCACGACGTGTTCTGCGAGGACTACTTCATCGGGATGGAGGACGTCGACCTGGCGTATCAGGCGCATCGCGACGGGTGGAAGGTGTTGGTGAACCCGGACGCGGAAATCTACCACAAGGAGGGACGCACTATCGAGTGGAGTACGTTCAAGACGTACCACTGGGTCAGGAACAGACTGCAGTTCGCCTCGAACCGCCTCCCGATATACTTTCACGTCCCGTTCCTGCTGTCGCTCGCGCTGTTGCTCGGCTGGCTCTGTCTGCAGTGGTATCTCGACGAGAAACGCGGACACATACAAGCCGCGTTGGTCGGTGTCGCAGACTACGTTGCGGACGACGACTTCCGAGACTACGAGTTTTTCAACTGA
- a CDS encoding asparagine synthetase B family protein produces MTDDPIPRRQYYLTRNAVTEVPQGYRCVELDTWNVVCDDSFTVLPVLADGRRIGIVFGTVLDVESRRSGDEIRLGDDLADPIVDAFEDVLRGLLGRYVGLLDADGVHRVYPDSAAALPVVYHKDEPVVAASPLAIPSVSHARDFRADLFEAVRWPLISRGCNTWVPGKLTYYRGVERLLPNHYLDLKRWEAVRYWPRDGQRDDAANGGSADEEIQTVVETLQHLFDRIASVYRRPAMPLTAGKDSRLLLAVARELVEDGTVSLYTFGGSDYEVDPHIARRIASDHRLDWRPLRIVEATTSEQKAWLRATGCTVSSAIREIHPTLRSLDADVQIGGLGGEIARGYFWRESDRAETEIDPVELLFRFSKPPHPELISSLEAWYEGVGHLDTYTMLDLAYQEHRLGCWAGPQHLGLPPGLDYIRPLWYRPIIESMHRLPPEMRRADEFPTRIVETCWPELNDYPYNSFTDWKGYWKTARRGVKGAATTVSNPRMAAYYLSRKYVSRDGVDAVVATLRERT; encoded by the coding sequence ATGACTGATGACCCGATTCCCCGCCGACAGTACTACCTGACACGCAACGCCGTCACAGAGGTTCCTCAGGGATATCGCTGCGTGGAACTCGACACGTGGAACGTCGTATGCGACGACTCGTTCACCGTACTACCGGTTCTCGCCGACGGGAGGCGAATCGGCATCGTGTTCGGAACGGTACTCGACGTTGAGAGTCGGCGTTCCGGCGACGAAATCCGTCTCGGAGACGACTTAGCCGACCCGATTGTCGATGCGTTCGAGGACGTGCTGCGCGGGCTCCTCGGGCGGTACGTCGGACTCCTCGACGCGGACGGCGTTCACAGAGTGTATCCGGACTCGGCCGCCGCCCTCCCCGTCGTCTATCATAAGGATGAGCCCGTCGTCGCCGCGTCACCGCTCGCGATTCCGAGCGTCTCGCACGCGCGCGATTTCCGAGCGGACCTCTTCGAAGCCGTTCGGTGGCCGCTCATCTCCAGAGGGTGCAACACGTGGGTTCCGGGAAAGCTAACGTACTATCGGGGTGTCGAGCGACTCCTCCCGAACCATTATCTGGACCTGAAGAGATGGGAAGCGGTTCGATACTGGCCAAGAGACGGTCAGAGAGACGACGCTGCGAACGGCGGCAGTGCCGACGAGGAGATTCAAACGGTCGTCGAAACGCTCCAGCACCTCTTTGACCGAATCGCGTCGGTATACCGTCGGCCGGCGATGCCGTTGACGGCGGGGAAGGACTCCCGGTTACTCTTGGCCGTCGCCCGCGAGTTGGTCGAGGACGGCACCGTCTCTCTTTACACGTTTGGCGGAAGCGACTACGAAGTCGACCCGCACATCGCCCGCCGAATTGCGAGCGACCACCGACTCGACTGGCGGCCGCTCCGAATCGTCGAAGCGACCACGAGCGAGCAGAAAGCGTGGCTGAGAGCGACGGGGTGTACGGTTAGTTCCGCGATCAGGGAGATTCACCCGACGTTACGGAGTCTCGATGCAGACGTTCAGATCGGTGGGCTGGGCGGCGAGATAGCGCGCGGCTACTTCTGGCGGGAGTCGGACCGGGCCGAGACGGAAATCGACCCCGTCGAGCTTCTGTTCCGATTCTCGAAACCGCCACATCCGGAACTCATCTCGTCGCTCGAAGCGTGGTACGAGGGAGTCGGCCATCTCGACACGTACACCATGCTCGACCTCGCGTATCAAGAACATCGGTTGGGCTGCTGGGCGGGACCACAACACCTCGGTCTCCCGCCCGGGTTAGATTATATTCGGCCGCTGTGGTACCGACCGATAATCGAGTCGATGCACCGGTTGCCCCCCGAGATGCGACGGGCCGACGAGTTCCCGACGCGAATCGTCGAAACCTGTTGGCCCGAACTGAACGACTACCCCTACAACTCGTTCACGGACTGGAAAGGGTACTGGAAGACGGCGAGGCGCGGAGTGAAAGGTGCGGCCACCACGGTTTCGAACCCTCGGATGGCGGCGTATTACCTCTCTCGCAAGTACGTGAGTCGCGACGGAGTCGACGCCGTCGTCGCTACACTCCGCGAGCGGACCTAG
- a CDS encoding polysaccharide lyase: protein MTSNHEYETPDEGTVDWHLPLNQNFDSIDTDVEVRDVESNLDAYTPSAGAKFLATDTGVRYLGDGQAWVKAPSQPMDRVVAPSRTTDPSDVSEGQMWYREDTDELRAKVGGEIVALASPQPEGSDVEPIWTMDFDDPAPEASKDFSDRNLSKLRSELEERGWDDRVNYHVDHGMYYTDEHVKSGSHAFAFYFMEDERMGCDLRKSVNRDEAWAQYYLKFEENFDCNDQDHADWDTSGGKIPGWMGQEVVSRPWRALGTFHNPGRYGYENSLHPGDPVQLCYYVYHAGQGGDSYGSTDPWDMNGNAGKVETGKWYELTYHAKVNDAGENNGVLEAWVDPLDGSGPTKAYERDNWRLRKSNGGNIGAWRHNSFFGGGWYSPQDQSLFVDNLRLYAENPL, encoded by the coding sequence GTGACATCGAATCATGAATACGAGACGCCAGACGAGGGGACCGTAGACTGGCATCTCCCACTCAATCAGAACTTCGACTCGATAGATACGGACGTCGAGGTGCGCGACGTCGAGTCGAACCTCGACGCGTACACGCCGTCCGCGGGTGCGAAGTTCCTCGCGACGGATACGGGGGTTCGGTATCTCGGGGATGGGCAGGCGTGGGTGAAAGCGCCATCGCAGCCGATGGACCGCGTCGTCGCCCCGTCTCGGACGACTGACCCGTCGGACGTGAGCGAGGGACAGATGTGGTACCGCGAGGACACCGACGAACTCCGGGCGAAGGTGGGTGGAGAAATCGTCGCCCTCGCGTCACCGCAACCCGAGGGGTCCGACGTCGAACCCATCTGGACGATGGACTTCGACGACCCCGCACCGGAGGCGTCGAAGGATTTCTCGGACCGAAACCTCTCGAAACTCCGCAGTGAACTCGAAGAACGGGGTTGGGACGACAGGGTCAACTACCACGTCGACCACGGTATGTACTACACCGACGAACACGTGAAAAGCGGGTCGCACGCGTTCGCGTTCTACTTCATGGAGGACGAGCGGATGGGCTGTGACCTTCGGAAGTCGGTCAACCGCGACGAGGCGTGGGCGCAGTACTACCTGAAGTTCGAGGAGAACTTCGACTGCAACGATCAGGACCACGCTGATTGGGATACGAGTGGTGGGAAGATTCCCGGGTGGATGGGTCAGGAGGTCGTAAGCCGTCCGTGGCGTGCCCTCGGGACGTTCCACAACCCCGGCCGTTACGGCTACGAGAACAGCCTCCACCCTGGCGACCCGGTTCAGCTCTGCTACTACGTCTACCACGCCGGACAGGGCGGCGACAGCTACGGCTCGACTGACCCCTGGGACATGAACGGCAACGCGGGGAAGGTCGAAACCGGAAAGTGGTACGAACTCACCTACCACGCAAAAGTCAACGACGCGGGGGAGAACAACGGCGTCCTCGAAGCTTGGGTCGACCCACTGGACGGTAGCGGCCCGACGAAAGCGTACGAGCGTGACAACTGGAGACTCCGCAAGTCGAACGGAGGGAACATTGGCGCGTGGCGCCACAACTCCTTCTTCGGCGGCGGCTGGTACTCACCGCAGGACCAGTCGCTCTTCGTCGATAACCTGCGACTGTACGCGGAGAATCCGCTGTAA
- a CDS encoding gluconate 2-dehydrogenase subunit 3 family protein, whose protein sequence is MKLTRRDALGSLLAGGVGAAGAALFPASDRRRADGERTLTDADVRALTAVAETVYPTEVLPTDEFVANYVGGLPEPRAGIVADTVRSLDAYARREFGAPLASLSRDERDSVLRSMGVDRTGSDPEGTLPERVRYYVVNQLLYGLYSSPRGSSLVGIRNPVGYPGGYESYQRPPSADASMER, encoded by the coding sequence ATGAAGCTGACGCGACGGGACGCGCTCGGTTCCCTCCTCGCTGGCGGCGTCGGGGCCGCCGGTGCTGCGCTGTTCCCCGCTTCGGACCGACGGCGGGCCGACGGTGAACGCACGCTGACCGACGCAGACGTCCGAGCGCTCACCGCAGTCGCCGAAACCGTCTATCCGACGGAGGTACTACCGACCGACGAGTTCGTGGCGAACTACGTCGGCGGGCTTCCGGAGCCGAGAGCCGGAATCGTCGCGGACACGGTACGGTCGCTCGACGCGTACGCGCGACGGGAGTTCGGGGCCCCGCTGGCGTCGCTCTCTCGCGACGAACGAGACTCCGTGCTCCGTTCGATGGGCGTCGACCGAACCGGGTCCGACCCGGAGGGGACCCTCCCCGAACGCGTCCGCTACTACGTCGTCAACCAACTGCTGTACGGGCTCTACAGTTCGCCGCGCGGGAGCAGTCTGGTGGGTATTCGGAACCCCGTCGGCTACCCCGGCGGCTACGAATCGTACCAGCGACCGCCCTCCGCTGACGCCTCGATGGAGCGATGA